In the Bicyclus anynana chromosome 6, ilBicAnyn1.1, whole genome shotgun sequence genome, one interval contains:
- the LOC112045995 gene encoding epoxide hydrolase 3, whose translation MGVLTIVQRFLIANALTVYYSVLTVLFKFLPKYLMNPFGDPWAMKLKLEPPTELTDPKYGVHKYIKANNMKLHYVDSGDPSKPLMLFLHGFPEFWYSWRHQIVHFNKNYRCVAVDMRGYGDSERPEGVSFYKMELLVEDIRDLIRQLGYEKCILISHDWGGLVACSLRDTYPEVLHALVMLASTSHEAWAELMWTTDEQRKKSGYVFSFRAPKIPELALQLDNLAIFDQFMLVKGKDTVTTQDIECFKYWFGKQTAFTPPLNYYRANFAYTYKKKVHKENVPFLAVHGSNDRYLSHALLDVMKDAYTNIETMIVDGVGHFMQQEEPVKINKLISDMLAKHNL comes from the exons ATGGGTGTATTGACAATAGTACAGCGTTTTCTAATAGCGAATGCGTTGACAGTATACTACTCTGTACTAACTGTGCTGTTTAAATTTTTGCCGAAATATTTAATGAACCCATTCGGTGATCCGTGGGCGATGAAATTGAAGTTGGAACCACCGACGGAGCTGACTGACCCGAAGTATGGAGTTCACAAATACATTAAAGCAAAT AACATGAAACTACATTACGTGGATAGCGGGGATCCTTCCAAGCCATTGATGTTGTTTCTTCACGGCTTTCCAGAGTTTTGGTACTCATGGCGCCATCAGATAGTGcacttcaataaaaattatag gtgTGTAGCCGTCGATATGAGAGGTTACGGGGACTCTGAAAGACCGGAAGGAGTGTCGTTCTACAAAATGGAGTTACTAGTTGAGGATATCAGAGATCTGATCCGGCAGCTAG GTTACGAGAAATGTATTCTCATATCACACGACTGGGGCGGTCTGGTAGCATGCAGCCTTCGCGACACGTACCCCGAAGTTTTGCACGCTCTCGTCATGTTAGCGTCCACCTCACATGAGGCTTGGGCTGAACTTATGTGGACTACGGACGAACAAAGAAAAAAGTCAGG ATATGTGTTTTCTTTTCGGGCACCTAAGATACCAGAACTCGCTCTGCAGTTGGACAACTTAGCCATCTTTGATCAGTTCATGCTTGTGAAAGGGAAAGACACTGTCACGACTCAAGATATTGAATGTTTCAAATATTGGTTTGGAAAAcaaa CGGCATTCACTCCGCCTCTCAACTACTATCGCGCAAACTTCGCCTACACGTACAAGAAGAAAGTTCACAAGGAAAACGTGCCGTTCCTAGCAGTCCATGGTAGCAACGACCGTTACCTTAGCCACGCTTTGCTGGACGTCATGAAAGATGCTTACACGAATATTGAAACAATGATTGTAGACGGTGTCGGCCATTTTATGCAGCAAGAGGAACCagtcaaaataaacaaactcataTCCGATATGTTGGCGAAACATAATCTATGA